The following proteins are encoded in a genomic region of Candidatus Krumholzibacteriia bacterium:
- a CDS encoding Mrp/NBP35 family ATP-binding protein has product MPSKDQILEALSSVMDPDLGRDIVSLGFIKNLNMDGGKVSFDLELTTPACPVKDQMKEQSENAVRAVEGVESVELTLTAQVRQAQGLPEMKPLPGVKHLVPVASGKGGVGKSTVSANLAVALAKSGAKVGLMDLDIYGPSIPTIMGITSPPQIDGERIHPPERHGVKVMSMGFFLDDDQAVIWRGPMLVKMIDEFLGNVEWGELDYMIIDLPPGTGDIQLSLCQKLPLTGAVIVSTPQDVALKVAKKAISLFGTLKTPVLGMVENMSYHHCSHCGEREEIFGNSGARDAAEKLNFPFLGELPLATAIREQSDSGVPILISEPESPHSKSFEAIASQVAAQASIRAMDEQSLKISF; this is encoded by the coding sequence ATGCCCTCCAAAGACCAGATTCTGGAAGCACTCTCCTCCGTGATGGACCCCGACTTGGGTCGCGACATCGTTTCCCTGGGATTCATCAAGAACCTGAACATGGACGGTGGAAAGGTGAGCTTCGATCTGGAGCTGACCACACCGGCCTGCCCGGTGAAAGACCAGATGAAAGAGCAGTCGGAAAACGCGGTAAGGGCGGTCGAGGGCGTGGAAAGCGTGGAGCTAACCCTGACGGCCCAGGTTCGACAGGCTCAGGGCCTGCCCGAAATGAAGCCCTTGCCCGGAGTGAAGCATCTTGTCCCCGTAGCCAGTGGCAAGGGTGGTGTGGGCAAGAGCACTGTCAGCGCTAACCTGGCGGTAGCCCTTGCAAAGAGCGGCGCAAAGGTCGGGCTGATGGATCTGGATATCTACGGGCCCAGCATCCCCACGATCATGGGAATTACAAGCCCGCCACAGATTGATGGAGAGAGGATTCATCCTCCCGAGCGGCACGGCGTGAAAGTCATGTCCATGGGCTTCTTCCTCGACGATGACCAGGCCGTCATCTGGCGTGGCCCCATGCTGGTGAAAATGATCGACGAGTTTCTCGGCAATGTCGAGTGGGGGGAACTGGACTACATGATCATCGACCTTCCACCCGGCACGGGCGACATCCAACTCAGTCTTTGCCAGAAACTTCCCCTGACCGGTGCCGTGATCGTTTCCACGCCCCAGGATGTGGCTCTCAAGGTGGCAAAGAAGGCAATCAGTCTCTTTGGCACCCTGAAAACCCCTGTGCTCGGAATGGTGGAGAACATGAGCTACCATCATTGCTCTCACTGTGGCGAGAGAGAGGAAATCTTCGGCAATTCAGGTGCAAGAGATGCAGCCGAGAAGCTGAACTTTCCTTTCCTCGGGGAACTTCCTTTGGCTACCGCCATCCGTGAGCAGTCGGATTCCGGTGTGCCGATTCTGATCAGTGAACCGGAGAGTCCCCATTCGAAGTCTTTTGAAGCGATCGCTTCCCAGGTTGCAGCTCAGGCCAGCATTCGTGCGATGGATGAGCAGTCCCTGAAGATCAGTTTCTGA
- a CDS encoding ABC transporter ATP-binding protein, producing the protein MWWHDSHGLDDKELQGRLPTWDMLRRVAPYVREHRLAFGVSFLLSLVAVAMTLGQPLLFKHIIDVDVPSGDLSSLFRTALAYLGLMIGSGLATMSATVLLGHAGVEAVNGIKRDLFRRFLDLGLLWLTKLPTGTLVSRIESDSQRLVALTSTMMMRILSALGVLLGAMTVLASVDLRLFLVAVMVVPVMVGGTLFLFRWMRPRFRKERSLYAKLTGVIAEMVPSARFLQAAGQVGWAEEKIRRENLGYNRFIIRLGYIEYGFFHGLGFLEVVMTVIALWMGSRWIGEGTITVGALVLFAQYIAQIYWPIIALSEQLAEIQRAGGAADRIFAALERSPDVPSPRDPVPVPRDAGEIRFEKVDFSYEEDTPVLRDISFQLKAGETLALVGPTGGGKSSVVNLACRFMDPDRGRVLLDGQDLRHFDPIELRRLFGMVFQDLFLFPVSVTENLRAFREDIPRERVVEAAQTAGLDDLISGLEKGYDTVMVGRGEELSYGQRQLMAFARALAVDPKILVLDEATSSVDPGTERKIQKTLETLTEGRTTLVVAHRLSTIRRANRILVIEDGRICESGRHEELMEAGGHYADLVRLQTGEDPQ; encoded by the coding sequence ATGTGGTGGCACGACAGTCACGGACTCGATGACAAGGAACTGCAGGGCAGGCTGCCCACCTGGGATATGCTTCGCAGAGTGGCTCCCTATGTCCGTGAACACCGCCTGGCCTTTGGAGTCTCCTTCCTGCTTTCCCTGGTCGCGGTTGCCATGACTCTTGGCCAGCCCCTGCTCTTCAAGCATATCATTGACGTGGATGTTCCTTCCGGCGATCTGTCTTCGCTGTTCCGCACGGCGCTGGCCTATCTCGGCCTGATGATCGGTTCCGGTCTTGCCACAATGTCTGCGACCGTCCTGCTCGGGCATGCTGGCGTAGAGGCTGTCAACGGGATCAAGCGCGATCTCTTTCGCCGCTTTCTGGATCTGGGTCTTCTCTGGCTGACGAAACTGCCGACGGGGACTCTTGTCAGTCGCATCGAATCAGATTCCCAGCGGCTTGTTGCCCTGACCAGCACGATGATGATGCGCATCCTGAGTGCGCTCGGAGTTCTGCTCGGCGCGATGACCGTTTTGGCAAGTGTGGACCTGAGGCTCTTTCTGGTGGCTGTCATGGTGGTTCCGGTCATGGTGGGGGGAACCCTGTTTCTCTTTCGTTGGATGCGCCCCCGCTTTCGGAAGGAGCGCTCTCTCTACGCAAAACTGACGGGTGTGATTGCCGAGATGGTTCCCTCTGCCCGTTTCCTTCAGGCAGCCGGTCAAGTGGGCTGGGCAGAAGAGAAGATCCGTCGGGAGAACCTGGGCTACAACCGCTTCATCATTCGTTTGGGCTACATCGAGTACGGGTTTTTTCATGGACTCGGTTTTCTGGAAGTGGTGATGACGGTCATCGCCCTTTGGATGGGAAGCCGCTGGATCGGCGAAGGCACGATCACCGTGGGTGCACTGGTTCTCTTTGCCCAGTACATCGCGCAAATCTACTGGCCCATCATTGCCCTCAGTGAGCAGTTGGCGGAGATACAGCGCGCCGGCGGTGCCGCGGATCGCATTTTTGCGGCACTGGAACGCAGCCCCGATGTCCCGTCTCCCCGGGATCCTGTTCCTGTGCCCCGTGACGCGGGAGAGATTCGATTTGAAAAGGTGGACTTTTCCTACGAGGAAGATACACCGGTTCTTCGTGACATCAGCTTCCAGTTGAAGGCCGGCGAAACTCTGGCACTGGTGGGTCCAACGGGCGGTGGAAAGAGCAGTGTCGTGAATCTGGCCTGTCGATTCATGGATCCGGATCGGGGCCGTGTGCTGTTGGATGGACAGGATCTCCGGCACTTTGACCCGATTGAACTGCGACGGCTTTTCGGCATGGTCTTTCAGGATCTGTTTCTCTTTCCCGTCAGTGTGACTGAAAACCTGCGCGCCTTTCGGGAGGATATTCCCCGCGAGCGCGTGGTAGAGGCTGCACAGACGGCAGGCCTTGATGATCTGATCTCCGGACTGGAGAAGGGATACGACACGGTCATGGTCGGGCGGGGTGAGGAACTCAGCTACGGGCAGCGCCAGTTGATGGCCTTCGCAAGAGCCTTGGCAGTGGATCCTAAGATACTGGTTCTTGATGAGGCCACCAGCAGTGTGGATCCAGGGACGGAACGAAAGATCCAGAAGACCCTGGAAACACTGACCGAGGGAAGAACGACCCTGGTGGTTGCCCACAGGCTTTCAACAATTCGAAGGGCGAACCGGATACTGGTCATTGAGGATGGACGGATTTGCGAGTCCGGACGGCATGAAGAGCTGATGGAAGCGGGAGGGCATTATGCCGACCTTGTGCGGCTCCAGACCGGGGAGGATCCGCAATGA
- a CDS encoding TVP38/TMEM64 family protein, with product MLIITLTLLARHLGLGGDLLEFKLWILDRGLQGMLVYVLAFALAGAAALPGVPFPLLAGAVYGPVLGFILATIGSALAASISFLLARTLARDAVSRRLSGREIFRSLERATERNGPLVVILTRLFPVIPFALLNFGFGLTRLRFRTYLLWTVLSMMPGTVFYVVGADALTRGLQDGFHWRDWWLPVLVMLILLALLPWARRHLRVFRKHSDS from the coding sequence TTGTTGATCATTACTCTCACCCTGCTCGCCCGGCATCTGGGTCTTGGGGGAGACCTGCTGGAATTTAAACTCTGGATCCTCGACCGCGGGCTACAGGGCATGCTGGTCTATGTTCTCGCCTTTGCCCTAGCCGGTGCCGCGGCTCTGCCGGGAGTTCCCTTCCCCCTGTTGGCCGGTGCTGTTTACGGACCAGTTCTCGGTTTTATTCTCGCAACGATCGGCTCTGCCCTTGCGGCTTCGATTTCCTTCCTTCTGGCAAGAACCCTGGCTCGAGATGCCGTAAGCAGGAGGCTGTCGGGGCGCGAGATTTTCCGCAGTCTGGAACGAGCCACAGAACGCAATGGTCCCCTGGTAGTGATCCTGACCCGGCTCTTTCCTGTCATTCCTTTCGCCCTTTTGAACTTCGGTTTCGGACTGACCCGACTGCGCTTTCGCACCTACCTTCTCTGGACCGTCCTCAGCATGATGCCCGGCACGGTCTTCTATGTGGTGGGCGCCGATGCGCTGACGCGAGGCCTGCAGGATGGTTTCCATTGGCGGGATTGGTGGCTTCCTGTGCTGGTAATGCTGATTCTTCTGGCTCTTCTACCCTGGGCGCGCCGTCACCTGCGCGTGTTCCGAAAGCACTCCGACTCCTGA
- a CDS encoding DUF971 domain-containing protein — translation MNEEKITPTEITRSGEHDVSITWKDGVTVVYGARQLRLACACASCVEEMTGAALLAPESVPENVHPLQITAVGRYAIQIAFSDGHNTGIYSFDRLRELADRQ, via the coding sequence ATGAACGAAGAAAAGATCACGCCCACAGAGATCACTCGCTCCGGCGAACACGATGTTTCCATCACCTGGAAAGACGGAGTCACCGTGGTCTACGGGGCGCGACAACTGCGCCTGGCCTGCGCCTGCGCTTCCTGCGTGGAGGAGATGACCGGGGCAGCCCTTCTTGCCCCGGAATCAGTTCCGGAGAATGTCCATCCCCTTCAGATCACTGCAGTCGGGCGATATGCCATCCAGATCGCGTTCAGTGACGGGCATAATACCGGCATTTACAGCTTTGACCGACTGAGAGAACTCGCCGACAGACAGTGA
- a CDS encoding ABC transporter ATP-binding protein, with protein MIRFVLSWLLPYWKQVRGLMAGLFALTTLGILTRTLYPVIFKFIIDALTEDFNIEVARNWVLALLGLGLLRELTQAVLPSTRAWLNFTNSLNVRMKHAATILRKPQGFYMKYPAGDLVTRLTDDIDQFEKIGWYSGSGIFRPIEAILTLVFSLSIMFALDWRLSLASALPLPIIVRLLAKTEGMQQKRYAERQKATSETVEQLESSFSGSRIILGFGMEQAQSTLLDRVLLRRKQAEKRVISLQAILEGIFSLMNQAGLIVVLFLGGYFVVKDPEFTLGDFYAFVAYLSGLTMPLWTISWFFVSTNVTKTSIERLLEVEKEKESPRGERSLRDRHPVLHLSDLRFRHQKDTKLLEGISLDLRPGETVALVGSVGCGKTTLLECAMGIQEADSGTVKLADLPLRELNDDSRARHLAYAPQEPRLFTGTVRENVRFGREFLTEDSLERAMATASIEGELSPERKLQQGGSDLSGGQRGRVSLARALAGDPKVLVLDDVTSALDAATERRFWDRMRPLIPDAAVLVSTHRDATAKRADRVLWIEDGVILHEGRHEDLLRDHRGYQELFAMDAEA; from the coding sequence ATGATACGCTTTGTCCTCAGCTGGCTCTTGCCCTACTGGAAACAGGTCCGCGGCCTCATGGCGGGTCTCTTCGCTTTGACCACTCTGGGAATCCTGACGCGCACGCTCTACCCGGTGATATTCAAGTTCATCATCGATGCCCTGACCGAGGACTTCAACATTGAGGTAGCGCGGAACTGGGTGCTGGCCTTGCTGGGCCTCGGCCTTCTTCGGGAGCTTACCCAGGCCGTTCTTCCTTCGACCCGGGCCTGGTTGAACTTCACGAACTCCCTGAATGTTCGCATGAAGCATGCGGCGACAATTCTGCGAAAACCTCAGGGATTCTACATGAAGTATCCCGCGGGTGATCTGGTGACCCGGCTGACCGACGACATTGACCAGTTCGAGAAGATCGGTTGGTACAGCGGCTCCGGGATCTTTCGACCCATTGAGGCGATCCTGACTCTGGTCTTTTCCCTGTCCATCATGTTTGCTCTGGACTGGCGACTGAGCCTTGCTTCGGCTCTGCCGCTTCCGATCATCGTCCGGCTTCTCGCCAAGACCGAGGGCATGCAACAGAAGCGTTACGCTGAGAGACAGAAGGCCACCAGTGAGACGGTCGAACAACTGGAGAGCAGTTTCTCCGGATCGCGCATCATCCTCGGTTTTGGAATGGAGCAGGCGCAGTCAACACTGCTCGATCGGGTTTTGCTGCGAAGAAAGCAGGCGGAAAAGCGGGTCATCAGCTTGCAGGCCATTCTGGAGGGGATTTTCTCACTGATGAATCAGGCGGGCCTGATCGTGGTTCTTTTCCTCGGTGGCTACTTCGTGGTGAAGGATCCGGAGTTCACTCTGGGAGATTTCTATGCTTTTGTGGCCTACCTCTCCGGGCTGACCATGCCGCTTTGGACGATCTCCTGGTTCTTTGTTTCTACCAATGTGACGAAGACTTCCATTGAGAGACTGCTGGAGGTGGAGAAGGAGAAAGAAAGCCCTCGCGGAGAACGATCTCTTCGCGATCGTCATCCGGTGCTTCACCTTTCGGATCTTCGTTTCCGCCACCAGAAAGACACGAAGCTTCTGGAGGGAATCTCGCTGGACCTCCGCCCCGGGGAAACCGTGGCTCTTGTGGGTTCGGTTGGATGTGGTAAGACCACGCTTCTGGAGTGCGCGATGGGGATTCAGGAGGCGGATTCAGGGACGGTGAAGCTCGCAGATCTTCCCCTGCGTGAACTGAATGACGATAGCCGGGCCCGTCATCTTGCCTATGCTCCCCAGGAGCCCCGTCTCTTTACGGGAACGGTTCGGGAGAATGTTCGCTTTGGCAGGGAGTTCCTGACAGAGGATTCCCTGGAGCGCGCCATGGCAACGGCTTCCATAGAAGGAGAGCTTTCGCCCGAGAGGAAACTGCAGCAGGGGGGCAGCGACCTGTCTGGCGGACAGAGGGGGAGGGTCAGCCTTGCCCGAGCTCTGGCAGGCGATCCAAAGGTGCTGGTTCTCGATGATGTGACAAGTGCGCTGGATGCAGCCACAGAGCGCCGTTTCTGGGACCGGATGCGTCCCCTGATCCCTGATGCAGCGGTTCTTGTTTCCACGCATCGTGATGCAACGGCCAAGCGGGCAGACCGGGTGTTATGGATAGAAGATGGAGTGATTCTGCATGAAGGCCGGCACGAGGATCTGCTACGGGATCATCGGGGCTATCAGGAACTCTTTGCGATGGATGCAGAGGCGTAA
- a CDS encoding FlgD immunoglobulin-like domain containing protein — MKSRYDRVEFDAVRLMQTSGGLGSPDADDRCNYYGMGGIPDCVFGGVDHVVGGGTTTATGATYDPLVLGILDDSSPIALKITNFNFSGSPSVSIQVDVVDDIADISNTFVRLYVVENNLVYGSTTYTDVLRDMLQDTALTVSQDGESQTFTQDFAVNPDWKLDDLRIVAFVQRDSDGYIYQSTTSYPQPDYSFRFYTLGDRVVVGQSGSWSSGDFAVFNTGTLQDDYHIEFDTSSLPVGWSGWFTDGENQFASLDITLPPGASASFHVVLDVVDLGFGSATMSITSATGGTTRDFSYTYLTEGLDVLVVDDDGSESYEDYFTAALETTVRSYGVWDRNSTPVSAEILSHFDAVIWNVGWAFPTFTPEDREALTGYLESGGALFASGQDIGWELHDQGGAAYTWYRETLHATYVADDTNDYTLQGVAGDEISDGIDLTIIGGDGANNQQYPSDIDPYGNGSSAIFTYNSYRNAAVKADDGYRVVYFAFGYEAINNATDRAQVMQRIINWLIPDMTSTPDVPLAVKLHQNHPNPFNPKTEIRFSLSDPVAASLVVYDVEGREIRVLRNGQQEAGQQIVSWDGRDESGQRVSSGLYFYRLQTADRNETRKMLLLK; from the coding sequence ATGAAGTCCCGGTACGACCGTGTCGAGTTCGATGCGGTTCGACTGATGCAGACCAGCGGCGGTCTTGGAAGTCCGGACGCTGATGACCGTTGCAACTACTATGGCATGGGCGGCATCCCCGACTGTGTCTTTGGCGGCGTGGATCATGTCGTGGGCGGTGGCACAACGACAGCCACGGGCGCTACCTACGACCCTCTGGTTCTGGGAATCCTGGATGACTCCAGTCCCATTGCGCTGAAGATCACGAACTTCAATTTCTCCGGCTCTCCTTCGGTCAGCATCCAGGTGGATGTTGTTGATGACATTGCCGACATCTCGAACACCTTTGTGCGTCTCTATGTTGTCGAGAACAATCTGGTGTATGGAAGCACTACCTACACGGATGTGCTTCGGGACATGCTTCAGGACACGGCCCTGACCGTTTCCCAGGATGGCGAAAGCCAAACTTTCACACAGGATTTTGCCGTGAATCCCGACTGGAAGCTCGACGACCTTCGCATTGTGGCCTTTGTGCAACGCGACTCTGACGGCTACATCTACCAGTCCACGACGAGTTACCCCCAGCCCGATTACTCGTTCCGGTTCTACACCCTCGGCGATCGTGTGGTGGTGGGCCAGAGTGGTTCCTGGAGCAGCGGGGACTTTGCCGTTTTCAATACGGGGACCCTGCAGGACGATTACCATATCGAGTTTGACACTTCGTCTCTTCCTGTCGGCTGGTCCGGCTGGTTTACGGACGGGGAAAACCAGTTCGCAAGCCTCGACATCACCCTTCCTCCGGGAGCTTCCGCCAGTTTCCATGTGGTACTGGATGTAGTGGACCTGGGCTTCGGCTCGGCCACCATGTCGATCACATCGGCAACAGGAGGAACGACTCGCGACTTCTCCTACACTTACCTTACGGAGGGTCTGGATGTCCTTGTCGTCGACGACGACGGTTCCGAGAGCTATGAGGACTACTTCACGGCGGCTCTGGAAACCACGGTGCGCAGCTACGGTGTCTGGGATCGCAATTCCACTCCGGTGAGTGCGGAAATCCTGTCGCACTTCGATGCAGTCATCTGGAATGTGGGCTGGGCCTTCCCGACCTTCACTCCGGAAGATCGGGAAGCTCTTACGGGTTACCTGGAATCGGGAGGTGCGCTCTTTGCTTCCGGGCAGGACATCGGCTGGGAACTCCATGACCAGGGTGGTGCTGCCTATACCTGGTATCGGGAGACTCTGCACGCTACCTATGTCGCCGATGACACGAACGACTACACCTTGCAAGGTGTAGCCGGGGACGAGATCAGCGACGGCATAGACTTGACCATCATTGGCGGTGACGGTGCGAACAACCAGCAGTACCCCAGCGACATTGATCCCTATGGCAATGGTTCGTCCGCGATCTTCACCTACAACAGCTATCGCAATGCAGCCGTCAAGGCAGACGATGGCTACCGTGTTGTGTACTTTGCCTTCGGTTACGAAGCGATCAACAACGCAACCGACCGTGCTCAGGTGATGCAGAGGATCATCAACTGGCTGATCCCCGACATGACCTCGACTCCGGATGTTCCGCTTGCTGTGAAGCTCCACCAGAATCACCCCAACCCCTTCAATCCGAAGACGGAGATTCGCTTCTCGCTCTCCGATCCTGTGGCGGCCAGCCTTGTGGTCTATGATGTCGAAGGCCGTGAGATTCGGGTGCTTCGAAACGGACAACAGGAAGCCGGTCAGCAGATCGTAAGCTGGGACGGGCGCGATGAATCCGGCCAGAGAGTCAGTTCCGGCCTCTATTTTTACCGACTGCAGACAGCAGATCGAAACGAAACTCGGAAAATGCTCCTTCTCAAGTAG
- the kbl gene encoding glycine C-acetyltransferase produces MFDKVREELKNTLAEIEEAGLYKRERIIVSDQKAEIQLDSGAEVLNFCANNYLGLANDDRIIQAAKDGMDSHGFGLSSVRFICGTQDIHKQLEGKIAEFFGSEDTILYSSCFDANAGLFEVLLDKEDAIISDSLNHASIIDGVRLCKAVRYRYANNDMEDLRKQLEQAKADGAKRIMIATDGVFSMDGIVAQVDKVCDLADEFGAMVMVDDSHATGFFGATGRGSVEHCEALGRVDVITSTLGKAMGGASGGFTTGRQEIIDLLRQRSRPYLFSNTLAPAMVAAAMKTVEILMESTELRDRTEENTKYFREKMTAAGFDIIPGVHPIVPIMLGDAKLSQDFANRMLEEGIYVIGFFFPVVPREQARIRVQISAAHDREQLNKAIAAFTKVGLELGVLKQGASA; encoded by the coding sequence ATGTTCGACAAGGTACGTGAGGAACTGAAAAACACCCTGGCCGAGATCGAGGAAGCGGGGCTTTACAAGCGCGAACGCATCATCGTCAGCGATCAGAAGGCGGAAATCCAACTGGACTCCGGTGCAGAAGTGCTGAACTTCTGCGCGAACAACTATCTGGGACTGGCAAATGATGATCGCATCATCCAGGCCGCCAAGGATGGCATGGACTCCCACGGCTTTGGTCTTTCGTCGGTGCGTTTTATTTGCGGAACCCAGGATATCCACAAGCAGCTGGAGGGGAAGATTGCCGAGTTCTTCGGTAGCGAGGATACCATTCTCTACAGTTCCTGCTTCGATGCCAATGCCGGGCTCTTTGAAGTCCTGCTGGACAAGGAAGATGCCATCATCAGCGACTCCCTGAACCACGCTTCGATTATCGATGGAGTTCGCCTCTGCAAGGCCGTGCGCTACCGCTACGCCAACAACGACATGGAAGACCTGCGCAAGCAGCTCGAACAGGCCAAAGCTGATGGTGCAAAACGCATCATGATCGCCACCGATGGCGTGTTCTCCATGGACGGCATTGTCGCGCAGGTGGACAAGGTCTGTGACCTTGCCGATGAGTTCGGTGCCATGGTCATGGTGGACGATTCCCATGCTACCGGCTTCTTTGGCGCCACAGGACGCGGGAGTGTCGAGCACTGTGAAGCTCTGGGCAGGGTCGATGTGATTACGTCCACACTGGGCAAGGCGATGGGAGGAGCTTCCGGTGGCTTCACCACCGGTCGCCAGGAAATCATCGACCTCTTGCGCCAACGCAGTCGTCCCTACCTTTTCAGCAACACGCTTGCTCCTGCCATGGTGGCCGCTGCGATGAAGACCGTGGAAATCCTCATGGAAAGCACGGAACTCAGGGACCGCACCGAGGAGAACACCAAGTACTTCCGCGAAAAGATGACGGCCGCTGGCTTTGACATCATTCCCGGCGTGCATCCCATCGTTCCCATCATGCTGGGTGATGCAAAACTCAGTCAGGACTTTGCGAACAGGATGCTTGAAGAGGGCATCTATGTGATCGGTTTCTTCTTCCCCGTGGTTCCCCGCGAACAGGCGAGGATCCGGGTGCAGATCTCCGCTGCTCACGATCGCGAGCAACTGAACAAGGCCATTGCCGCCTTCACCAAGGTGGGCCTTGAGCTGGGAGTTCTCAAACAGGGTGCCAGCGCCTAG
- a CDS encoding NAD-dependent epimerase/dehydratase family protein: MKKILVTGAVGQIGSELIMALREKYGAENVLATGRKTAPSKELLESGPFEYIDVVDKESVEGVMDKYGIDTIYHMAAILSAVGEEKPWLCWSVNMDGLKNILDIGVERELTRVFVPSSIAAFGPETPLLDTPNDTILKPKTMYGVTKVAGELLADYYFKRFGLDCRGVRYPGIISHETLPGGGTTDYAVAIYYDAVLKGSYECFVREDTVLPMMYMPDAIKATIDLMEAPLENLEHHNDFNVAAMSFSVGELAESIRKHIPEFSCTYEPDFRQAIADSWPDSIDDSVARKEWGWKPGYDLDAMTEDMLTALRRKHEQGLLANA; this comes from the coding sequence ATGAAGAAGATCCTTGTCACCGGGGCAGTGGGACAGATCGGCAGCGAGCTGATCATGGCCCTGAGAGAGAAGTATGGCGCGGAAAACGTACTGGCCACCGGGCGCAAGACTGCGCCAAGCAAGGAGCTCCTGGAGTCCGGTCCTTTCGAGTACATCGATGTGGTGGATAAGGAATCGGTCGAAGGGGTCATGGACAAGTACGGAATCGACACCATCTACCACATGGCGGCGATCCTGTCAGCTGTTGGCGAGGAGAAGCCCTGGCTCTGCTGGTCTGTGAACATGGATGGCCTGAAGAATATTCTGGACATCGGGGTGGAGCGGGAACTGACGCGCGTCTTTGTTCCCAGTTCCATCGCGGCCTTCGGCCCGGAAACGCCGCTTCTTGACACTCCGAATGACACCATTCTCAAGCCCAAGACCATGTATGGAGTGACGAAGGTGGCCGGCGAACTGCTCGCAGACTACTACTTCAAACGTTTTGGACTGGACTGTCGCGGTGTTCGCTATCCCGGCATCATCAGCCACGAGACACTTCCTGGCGGGGGCACCACGGACTATGCCGTGGCTATCTATTACGACGCGGTTCTCAAGGGAAGCTATGAGTGTTTCGTGCGCGAGGACACGGTGCTTCCTATGATGTACATGCCCGATGCCATCAAGGCGACGATCGACCTGATGGAAGCGCCTTTGGAGAATCTGGAACATCACAATGACTTCAATGTGGCTGCGATGAGTTTTTCCGTCGGGGAACTGGCGGAGAGTATTCGCAAGCACATTCCCGAGTTCAGTTGTACATATGAACCGGATTTCCGCCAGGCCATTGCCGACAGTTGGCCCGACTCGATTGATGACAGTGTTGCACGCAAGGAATGGGGCTGGAAACCCGGCTACGATCTGGATGCAATGACCGAGGACATGCTGACCGCTCTTCGCAGAAAGCACGAACAAGGACTGTTGGCGAACGCCTAG
- a CDS encoding right-handed parallel beta-helix repeat-containing protein, whose protein sequence is MRTAFQVALILIFFLAIPVLATTYMVLPDGSGFFPDIKTAIQNTWHGDLILLGDGTFTGPMNCDLDFGGKLLSIESASGNPENCIIDCGGSPAEPHRGFWLHTNEGAGCLIRGITIRNGYGYGAGIYLAYGARPTIQNCIIEDNHAGDGSGGGIACREFSAPTISNCIIRNNTAEYGGGVYIFQSYPSLSSCDIIGNEAYYLQSGVNGSGGGVRMDWSSPDFTDCLIADNHCGDRVGGLAACQSSPTLVGCTIAGNSAPNDVGGFDGIESQLHLERCLIWGNQSDFGMNDVRVGVFSVIYFDTCDWNPLGTRIDGTMVDFGGNLNLDPWFCDSGDWTVQGNSPCLPPNNWSGVLIGARGEGCPDPAVEPMNWSVLKSLF, encoded by the coding sequence ATGCGTACTGCATTTCAAGTTGCACTCATCCTGATCTTCTTCCTGGCCATTCCGGTTCTGGCCACTACCTACATGGTGCTTCCTGACGGAAGCGGCTTCTTCCCGGACATCAAGACGGCCATCCAGAACACCTGGCACGGAGATCTCATCCTGCTTGGCGATGGCACTTTTACGGGACCGATGAACTGCGATCTGGATTTCGGCGGGAAACTACTCAGCATCGAGTCGGCCAGCGGCAATCCGGAGAACTGCATCATTGACTGCGGTGGCAGCCCCGCCGAGCCGCACCGGGGTTTCTGGCTTCACACCAATGAGGGAGCCGGCTGTCTGATTCGCGGCATCACGATCCGCAATGGCTATGGCTACGGTGCGGGAATCTACCTTGCCTATGGAGCAAGACCCACGATCCAGAACTGCATCATCGAAGACAATCACGCAGGCGATGGCTCTGGCGGCGGCATTGCATGTCGGGAGTTTTCTGCGCCCACCATCTCGAACTGTATCATTCGAAACAACACGGCCGAATACGGGGGCGGCGTCTACATCTTCCAGTCCTACCCGAGTCTCAGTTCCTGCGACATTATCGGAAACGAAGCCTATTACCTGCAATCCGGAGTCAACGGTTCCGGCGGCGGAGTGCGCATGGACTGGTCCTCTCCCGATTTCACGGATTGCCTCATCGCCGACAACCACTGCGGAGATCGGGTGGGAGGTCTTGCGGCCTGTCAGTCCAGCCCCACGCTGGTCGGATGTACTATCGCAGGGAACTCGGCTCCCAATGATGTCGGCGGGTTTGATGGCATCGAGTCACAACTGCATCTGGAACGGTGTCTGATCTGGGGGAACCAGAGCGACTTTGGAATGAATGATGTTCGCGTGGGGGTTTTCAGCGTGATCTACTTCGACACCTGCGACTGGAATCCACTCGGCACCCGTATCGACGGAACCATGGTCGACTTCGGAGGGAATCTCAATCTGGATCCCTGGTTCTGCGACTCCGGTGACTGGACCGTGCAAGGCAATTCGCCCTGCCTGCCGCCGAACAACTGGAGCGGTGTGCTGATCGGCGCGCGCGGAGAGGGTTGCCCGGATCCCGCAGTAGAGCCAATGAACTGGAGTGTGCTGAAGTCGCTTTTTTAG